In Streptomyces sp. NBC_01707, a genomic segment contains:
- a CDS encoding glycoside hydrolase family 3 N-terminal domain-containing protein, with product MNHWNDTSLGADERVKALMAEMTQAEKLAQLGSYWAKANVGSGDARVAPIEEALAARSGESAALAHGIGHLTRPYGTRPLTPEEGRAELVRLQRHLIDSTRLGIPAIAHEECLTGFAAFGATVYPTPLAWAATFDTGLIEEMGAAIGRDMASVGVHQGLAPVLDVVRDYRWGRVEETLGEDPYLTGLIGTAYVRGVQSQGVIATLKHFAGHAASRGARNHAPVSIGAREMADVILPPFEMAVREGAVGSVMNTYTDQDGVPACADESLLTTVLREQWGFTGTVVSDYGSIAFLRTMHRVAATEGDAARLALSAGMDIELPNTRCYGEPLSQELDAGQVAPELLDRAVERVLRQKLRLGLLDAGYTPEADAGVGTSVDLDSPANRALARTIAERSVVLLANEGAALPLDSARTPAVALIGPGADDSGTFLGCYSFPNHVLPKYPGHPAGLALPSLREALTAELPDITFSFEQGCTVSGNDRSGLPAAARAAASADLALVVVGDRSGMFGNGTSGEGCDAPDLRLPGVQVQLVEEVLATGTPVVLLVVSGRPYALGGLAERCAAVVQSFMPGEEGGPALARVLSGRVTPSGKLPVQVPAAPGSNPGTYLNPPLGRYSEGISVLDNTPLYPFGHGLSYTTFDYEDLRVAGDNGVPTDAFIEVSCLVRNTGESAGRETVQLYYDDPVAQVARPTQQLAAFGTVHLEPGAQTRVSFRVHADQTSYTKDASGDGQRIVEPGTIRLMLGSSSGDIRLSADIELTGPQRRVGADRHLTHL from the coding sequence ATGAACCACTGGAACGACACCTCGCTCGGCGCCGACGAGCGGGTCAAGGCCCTCATGGCCGAGATGACGCAGGCCGAGAAACTCGCGCAGCTGGGCAGCTACTGGGCCAAGGCGAACGTCGGCAGCGGCGACGCCCGGGTCGCGCCGATCGAGGAGGCCCTCGCTGCCCGCTCGGGCGAGTCCGCGGCCCTTGCCCACGGCATCGGCCACCTCACCCGCCCCTACGGCACCCGCCCCCTCACACCCGAGGAGGGTCGTGCCGAACTCGTACGCCTGCAGCGGCACTTGATCGACTCCACCCGCCTCGGCATCCCCGCCATCGCCCACGAGGAGTGCCTCACCGGCTTTGCCGCCTTCGGTGCCACCGTCTACCCCACGCCCCTGGCCTGGGCCGCGACCTTCGATACGGGACTCATCGAGGAGATGGGTGCCGCGATCGGCCGCGACATGGCGTCCGTCGGCGTCCATCAGGGGCTCGCCCCGGTCCTGGACGTCGTACGCGACTACCGCTGGGGCCGTGTCGAGGAGACTCTGGGCGAGGACCCGTACCTGACCGGGCTCATCGGTACCGCCTATGTGCGTGGCGTGCAGTCCCAGGGTGTGATCGCCACCCTCAAGCACTTTGCCGGGCACGCCGCCTCGCGGGGGGCCCGCAACCACGCGCCGGTCTCCATCGGCGCCCGCGAGATGGCCGATGTGATCCTGCCGCCGTTCGAGATGGCTGTGCGCGAAGGTGCCGTGGGCTCGGTGATGAACACCTACACCGACCAGGACGGTGTCCCGGCCTGCGCTGACGAGTCGCTCCTGACGACCGTGCTGCGCGAGCAGTGGGGCTTCACCGGCACGGTCGTCTCCGACTACGGGTCGATCGCGTTCCTGCGCACCATGCACCGCGTCGCCGCCACCGAGGGCGACGCGGCCCGCCTCGCCCTGAGCGCCGGCATGGACATCGAACTACCCAACACCCGCTGCTACGGCGAACCTCTCTCCCAGGAACTCGACGCAGGCCAGGTCGCGCCCGAGCTGCTGGACCGCGCCGTCGAGCGCGTCCTGCGCCAGAAGCTCCGGCTCGGCCTCCTGGACGCCGGATACACCCCGGAGGCGGACGCCGGCGTCGGCACCTCCGTCGACCTGGACTCCCCGGCCAACCGCGCGCTCGCCCGCACCATCGCCGAACGCTCCGTCGTCCTGCTCGCCAACGAGGGCGCCGCCCTGCCCCTGGACAGCGCCCGCACGCCCGCCGTCGCCCTGATCGGGCCCGGCGCAGACGATTCGGGTACCTTCCTGGGCTGCTACTCCTTCCCCAACCACGTCCTGCCCAAATACCCCGGTCACCCGGCGGGACTCGCCCTGCCCAGCCTGCGCGAGGCGCTCACCGCCGAGCTGCCGGACATCACCTTCAGCTTCGAGCAGGGCTGTACGGTCAGCGGCAACGACCGCTCCGGCCTGCCCGCTGCCGCCCGTGCCGCCGCCTCGGCCGATCTGGCTCTGGTCGTCGTCGGCGACCGTTCCGGCATGTTCGGCAACGGCACCTCGGGGGAGGGCTGTGACGCCCCTGACCTCCGACTGCCCGGTGTGCAGGTGCAGTTGGTCGAGGAAGTGCTCGCCACCGGCACCCCGGTCGTTCTGCTCGTCGTCTCCGGCCGCCCGTACGCGCTCGGCGGCCTCGCCGAGCGCTGTGCGGCCGTCGTGCAGTCGTTCATGCCCGGCGAGGAGGGCGGCCCCGCGCTGGCCCGCGTACTGTCGGGCCGGGTCACTCCGAGCGGCAAGCTGCCCGTACAGGTCCCCGCCGCTCCGGGGAGCAATCCCGGCACCTACCTGAACCCGCCGCTCGGCCGCTACAGCGAGGGCATCAGCGTCCTCGACAACACGCCCCTGTACCCGTTCGGGCACGGCCTCTCGTACACCACCTTCGACTACGAGGACCTGCGGGTCGCCGGTGACAACGGCGTCCCCACCGACGCGTTCATCGAAGTCTCCTGCCTCGTGCGCAACACGGGCGAATCTGCGGGCCGGGAGACGGTCCAGCTGTACTACGACGACCCGGTCGCCCAGGTCGCCCGCCCCACCCAGCAGCTGGCGGCCTTCGGCACCGTCCATCTCGAACCCGGTGCACAGACCCGGGTGTCCTTCCGAGTGCACGCCGACCAGACCTCGTACACCAAGGACGCCTCGGGCGACGGACAGCGCATCGTCGAACCCGGCACCATCCGCCTCATGCTCGGCTCCTCCAGCGGCGACATCCGGCTGAGCGCCGACATCGAACTCACCGGCCCGCAGCGCCGGGTGGGCGCGGACCGCCACCTCACCCACCTGTAG
- a CDS encoding GntR family transcriptional regulator, whose amino-acid sequence MGPVGRQVRPAGLGRTVLMDEAYDALLALILDEGLEPGTPLRIDSIAKDWGVSPTPLREALAKLENTGLVVRVPHRGYTVAPLLDDGGFRELMGARLLIEPYSARQACERDAAGTARALAESHRMMEAAAAQRAADDFRAYLQADSAFHATIARAAGNRFLSAAIDPLGAHIQRFRRFTGGRVTDTQEALAEHAAVLGAFEAADAEACEAAMRAHLEGVAHRSFGH is encoded by the coding sequence ATGGGACCAGTCGGCAGGCAGGTGCGTCCGGCCGGGCTCGGCAGGACCGTCCTGATGGACGAGGCGTACGACGCGTTGCTCGCCCTGATCCTCGACGAGGGCCTGGAACCGGGCACCCCCCTGCGCATCGACAGCATCGCCAAGGACTGGGGCGTCTCGCCGACGCCGCTGCGTGAGGCTCTCGCCAAACTGGAGAACACCGGCCTGGTCGTCCGTGTCCCGCACCGCGGCTACACGGTCGCACCGCTCCTGGACGACGGAGGGTTCCGTGAACTGATGGGCGCCCGGCTGCTCATCGAGCCCTATAGCGCCCGCCAGGCCTGTGAGCGGGACGCAGCGGGCACGGCGCGCGCGCTGGCCGAGAGTCACCGGATGATGGAAGCGGCGGCGGCACAGCGCGCGGCGGACGACTTCCGCGCCTACCTCCAGGCCGATTCCGCCTTCCACGCCACCATCGCGCGCGCCGCCGGCAACCGGTTCCTCTCCGCTGCGATCGACCCGCTGGGCGCCCACATCCAACGCTTCCGCCGTTTCACCGGGGGCCGCGTCACGGACACACAGGAGGCGCTCGCCGAACACGCCGCGGTCCTGGGCGCGTTCGAGGCAGCGGACGCGGAAGCCTGCGAGGCGGCGATGCGCGCGCATCTGGAGGGCGTGGCGCACCGGTCGTTCGGCCACTGA
- a CDS encoding NAD(P)-dependent oxidoreductase has translation MPAENSPSTPTAAVLGLGAMGLPMATRLAGVFPVRAFDVFEERRALAAKAGATPAATPADAAQGADVVVIAVRDQEQLDSCLFGGGIVEHGAAESLREGAVVVVTSTVGVDGVQYVAARLAEQGVRLVDAPVSGGSVRAGTGDLLIMVGADDAALAAAQPVLGRLASTLHVVGPRIGDGQIMKTVNQLLCGIHTAAAAESLALARALGIDLDRAVDVLGQGAAASFMLADRGPRMVQQYEVKGDGTGGPELRSRLDIIRKDMNIVVSLAKKAGVATSVAAAADQLYQLAISQGLAAADDSALITLLSPRTAL, from the coding sequence ATGCCCGCTGAGAACTCCCCCTCCACCCCCACCGCCGCCGTCCTCGGTCTCGGCGCCATGGGCCTGCCCATGGCCACCCGCCTCGCCGGTGTCTTCCCGGTCCGGGCTTTCGATGTCTTCGAGGAGCGCCGTGCCCTCGCCGCGAAGGCAGGTGCCACCCCCGCTGCCACCCCGGCCGACGCTGCGCAGGGCGCCGATGTGGTCGTCATCGCCGTACGCGACCAGGAACAGCTGGATTCATGCCTGTTCGGTGGCGGGATCGTCGAGCACGGCGCCGCCGAATCGCTGCGCGAGGGTGCGGTCGTCGTGGTCACCTCGACCGTCGGCGTCGACGGCGTCCAGTACGTCGCGGCGCGCCTCGCAGAGCAGGGCGTACGGCTGGTCGATGCCCCAGTCAGCGGTGGTTCCGTGCGCGCAGGGACCGGTGATCTGCTGATCATGGTCGGCGCGGACGACGCGGCCCTCGCCGCCGCCCAGCCGGTTCTTGGCCGGCTCGCCTCCACACTGCACGTCGTCGGCCCGCGCATCGGTGACGGCCAGATCATGAAGACCGTCAACCAGCTCCTGTGCGGCATCCACACCGCGGCTGCCGCAGAGTCCCTCGCGCTCGCCCGTGCCCTCGGCATCGACCTGGACCGCGCCGTCGACGTCCTGGGCCAGGGCGCCGCCGCGTCCTTCATGCTCGCCGACCGGGGTCCGCGCATGGTCCAGCAGTACGAGGTGAAGGGGGACGGCACCGGCGGACCCGAACTGCGCTCCCGTCTGGACATCATCCGCAAGGACATGAACATCGTGGTGTCCCTTGCCAAGAAGGCCGGCGTCGCCACCTCCGTCGCCGCCGCGGCCGACCAGCTCTACCAGCTCGCCATCAGCCAGGGGCTGGCCGCCGCGGACGACTCGGCGCTGATCACACTGCTTTCCCCGCGTACCGCGCTCTGA
- a CDS encoding gluconate:H+ symporter → MSPLVLSRADVLATAAAPWTGHDTRLIVMVAIAIGVIISLIAVLDFHPFVALIGGSVVLGIGSGTELSKVVDSFSTGMGATLGSTGALIALGAILGKILADSGGVDRIVDTIGSRSGPRLLPWSMALIAAVIGLPMFFEVGLVLLVPIIVVMAKRTNTPLVLLAVPALAALGTMHAFVPPHPGPLVAVSALNADVGTTLGLGLLAAIPTVMIAGPLYGKFISRHVRSEAPAELVASLVKEADRAREGGAARRLPSFAASVGAVALPVVLMLARSIVDIAFPGDAWYNHLLDFVGTPLVAMFIAGLVAMVVFGFRLGRNRAEVRTTVSAGLPAVAGILLVVGAGGGFKQLIVDTGVADAIGKFAAEAHMPMLALGWLLAVLIRLATGSATVATTAAAGIMAPMVAGTPPVEASLIALAVGAGSLFFSHVNDAGFWLAKEYFGMSVSQNIKTWSVLSTIVAVMGLAMSLLMYAVFV, encoded by the coding sequence ATGTCTCCGCTCGTTCTGTCTCGGGCCGACGTCCTGGCCACGGCGGCCGCGCCCTGGACCGGGCACGACACCCGACTCATCGTCATGGTCGCCATCGCCATCGGCGTGATCATCTCGCTGATCGCGGTCCTCGACTTCCATCCGTTCGTCGCCCTCATCGGCGGTTCGGTCGTCCTCGGCATCGGCTCGGGCACCGAACTCTCGAAGGTCGTCGACTCGTTCAGCACCGGCATGGGCGCCACGCTCGGGTCCACCGGCGCCTTGATCGCACTCGGCGCGATCCTCGGCAAAATCCTCGCCGACTCCGGAGGTGTCGACCGCATAGTCGACACCATCGGCTCGCGCTCCGGACCCCGGCTGCTTCCCTGGTCGATGGCGCTGATCGCCGCGGTCATCGGCCTGCCGATGTTCTTCGAGGTGGGCCTCGTCCTGCTTGTTCCGATCATCGTGGTCATGGCCAAGCGGACGAACACCCCGCTGGTGCTGCTCGCCGTGCCCGCTCTCGCCGCCCTGGGAACCATGCACGCGTTCGTGCCGCCGCACCCCGGCCCGCTGGTCGCCGTCAGCGCACTCAACGCCGATGTCGGCACCACGCTCGGCCTGGGCCTGCTCGCGGCCATACCCACCGTGATGATCGCTGGTCCGCTGTACGGGAAGTTCATCTCGCGCCATGTGCGCAGTGAGGCCCCGGCCGAGCTCGTCGCCTCCTTGGTCAAGGAGGCCGACCGGGCGCGGGAAGGCGGCGCGGCCCGTCGCCTGCCGAGCTTCGCCGCCTCCGTCGGAGCGGTCGCCCTGCCCGTCGTGCTGATGCTCGCCAGGTCGATCGTCGACATCGCCTTCCCCGGTGACGCCTGGTACAACCACCTGCTGGACTTCGTGGGTACGCCGCTCGTCGCGATGTTCATCGCCGGTCTCGTCGCCATGGTCGTCTTCGGTTTTCGGCTGGGCCGTAACCGTGCGGAGGTCCGCACCACCGTCTCGGCGGGCCTGCCCGCCGTTGCCGGCATCCTGCTTGTCGTCGGTGCGGGCGGCGGCTTCAAGCAGCTCATCGTCGACACCGGCGTCGCCGACGCCATCGGCAAGTTCGCCGCGGAGGCGCACATGCCGATGCTCGCCCTCGGCTGGTTGCTCGCCGTCCTGATCCGCCTGGCCACTGGCTCGGCCACCGTCGCCACCACCGCCGCTGCAGGCATCATGGCTCCGATGGTGGCGGGCACCCCGCCGGTCGAGGCCTCCCTGATCGCCCTCGCCGTGGGTGCGGGGTCGCTCTTCTTCTCGCATGTCAACGACGCCGGTTTCTGGCTGGCGAAGGAGTACTTCGGGATGAGCGTCTCCCAGAACATCAAGACCTGGTCGGTCCTCTCGACGATCGTCGCCGTGATGGGCCTGGCCATGTCCCTGCTCATGTACGCGGTCTTCGTCTGA
- a CDS encoding ribose-5-phosphate isomerase translates to MTQNQHPAPLRIVIGCDDAGYAYKEALKADLEADPRVVSVTDVGVAEGEHTAYPHIGVAAARAVADGAADRALLLCGTGLGVAISANKVRGIRAVTAHDSFSVERAVLSNNAQVLTMGQRVIGLELARRLVREWLGYHFDESSPSGEKVAVLDAYDTTPPGIEGEAGAGC, encoded by the coding sequence ATGACGCAGAACCAGCACCCCGCTCCGCTCCGCATCGTCATCGGCTGCGACGACGCCGGATACGCGTACAAGGAAGCACTCAAGGCCGACCTGGAGGCCGACCCGCGCGTCGTGTCCGTCACCGACGTCGGCGTGGCCGAGGGAGAGCACACCGCCTACCCGCACATCGGGGTGGCCGCCGCCCGGGCGGTCGCGGACGGGGCGGCCGACCGGGCTCTGCTGCTGTGCGGCACCGGACTGGGCGTCGCGATCAGCGCCAACAAGGTGCGTGGCATCCGCGCCGTCACCGCCCACGACAGCTTCTCCGTCGAGCGCGCGGTGCTGAGCAACAACGCGCAGGTCCTCACCATGGGCCAGCGCGTCATCGGCCTCGAACTCGCCCGCAGGCTGGTGCGTGAATGGCTCGGCTACCACTTCGACGAGTCCTCGCCCTCGGGCGAGAAGGTCGCCGTCCTCGACGCGTACGACACGACTCCCCCCGGCATCGAGGGCGAGGCCGGGGCCGGCTGCTGA
- a CDS encoding dihydroxyacetone kinase family protein: protein MTRLFDDPDRFSEDQLRGFAVAYPEHVTVVPGGVVRTRPQGTGRVAVVVGGGSGHYPAFSGLVGEGLAAGAVVGNIFTSPSARQAESVARAADTGAGVLFSFGNYAGDRMNFGMAQARLRDVGIDTRTVLVTDDLASAPVERRHERRGIAGDFTVFKVAGAAAEEGLDLDGVEAAAHRANDRTYSFGIAFDGCTLPGADSPLFTVPEGKMAIGLGIHGEPGVRDADMADAPAIARTLVEQLLAERPEGAGPRVAAILNGLGATKYEELFLLWGHVADALAEAGLTVVRPEVGELVTSLDMAACSLTLMWLDQDLERWWCAPADAPGFSRLPLPEVSDRPRALPDAIPGAPVTEGDADSRAVAATALTALRTLRTVLHEAATELGRIDAVAGDGDHGRGMTKGVDAAVRAAEDADSRKAGARSLLSAAADGWADEAGGTSGVLWGVALRALAQELGDTGRAGGVRAAAGARAALDAVTSLGGAKPGDKTLVDALAPLVDTFTAGVARGEDPRSAFAKAADAATEAADATAGLTPRLGRARPLAERSIGTPDAGALSLALCARTVAALLGNG, encoded by the coding sequence ATGACCCGGCTCTTCGACGACCCCGACCGCTTCAGCGAGGACCAGCTGCGAGGCTTCGCCGTGGCCTATCCGGAGCACGTCACCGTGGTGCCCGGCGGAGTCGTCCGCACCCGGCCGCAGGGCACGGGCCGCGTCGCCGTCGTCGTCGGTGGCGGCTCGGGTCACTACCCCGCGTTCAGCGGACTGGTGGGTGAGGGGCTCGCGGCGGGCGCCGTGGTCGGCAACATATTCACCTCGCCCTCCGCCCGGCAGGCCGAATCCGTGGCGCGGGCCGCCGACACCGGAGCGGGAGTCCTCTTCTCCTTCGGCAACTACGCGGGCGACCGGATGAACTTCGGCATGGCCCAGGCCCGTCTGCGCGACGTCGGCATCGACACCCGCACCGTCCTGGTCACCGACGATCTGGCCAGCGCCCCCGTCGAGCGGCGCCACGAACGCCGAGGCATCGCAGGTGACTTCACCGTCTTCAAGGTCGCCGGTGCAGCGGCCGAGGAAGGCCTCGACCTGGACGGCGTCGAAGCCGCGGCCCACCGCGCCAACGACCGTACATACTCCTTCGGCATCGCTTTCGATGGCTGCACCCTGCCCGGCGCGGACTCTCCGCTGTTCACCGTTCCCGAGGGCAAGATGGCCATCGGCCTCGGCATCCACGGCGAACCCGGCGTGCGTGACGCAGACATGGCCGATGCTCCGGCGATCGCCCGCACCCTTGTCGAGCAGCTCCTCGCCGAGCGCCCGGAAGGGGCAGGCCCGCGCGTGGCCGCGATCCTCAACGGGCTGGGGGCCACCAAGTACGAGGAACTGTTCCTGCTGTGGGGCCACGTCGCCGACGCTCTGGCCGAAGCCGGACTCACCGTGGTGCGGCCCGAGGTCGGTGAACTCGTCACCAGCCTCGACATGGCCGCCTGCTCCCTCACCCTGATGTGGCTCGACCAGGACCTGGAGCGCTGGTGGTGCGCCCCTGCCGACGCCCCGGGCTTCAGCCGCCTGCCGTTGCCGGAGGTCTCGGACCGGCCGCGCGCCCTGCCCGACGCGATACCCGGGGCCCCGGTCACCGAGGGGGACGCCGATTCGCGCGCTGTCGCGGCCACCGCCCTCACCGCCCTGCGCACGTTGCGCACCGTGCTGCACGAGGCCGCCACGGAACTCGGCCGCATCGACGCGGTCGCCGGCGACGGCGACCACGGGCGCGGCATGACCAAGGGCGTCGACGCGGCCGTACGGGCTGCTGAGGACGCCGACTCACGCAAGGCGGGGGCCCGATCGCTGCTGAGCGCCGCCGCCGATGGCTGGGCCGACGAGGCCGGTGGCACCTCCGGCGTGCTGTGGGGAGTCGCGCTGCGCGCCCTGGCCCAGGAGCTCGGTGACACGGGCCGGGCGGGCGGCGTACGCGCCGCCGCGGGTGCCCGCGCAGCCCTCGACGCCGTCACCTCGCTCGGCGGCGCCAAGCCCGGCGACAAGACCCTCGTCGACGCACTCGCCCCCCTCGTCGACACCTTCACCGCCGGGGTCGCACGTGGCGAGGACCCCCGCTCGGCCTTCGCGAAGGCCGCCGACGCGGCCACCGAGGCCGCCGACGCCACCGCCGGGCTCACCCCGCGCCTGGGCCGCGCCCGGCCGCTGGCGGAACGCAGCATCGGCACCCCCGACGCCGGAGCCCTCTCCCTGGCCCTGTGCGCCCGCACCGTCGCGGCCCTGCTCGGTAACGGCTGA
- a CDS encoding sugar phosphate isomerase/epimerase family protein, with amino-acid sequence MTHTAETWPIAAALLQFPNVGPDGVSTQEQTAQQWAESLQEVVDAGFTEVDLTDGWLRPGDLVPARLEELRDTLSKVGLSAPAISAIRRSVIDPVDGDANLAYSHRTIEAAAALGVPLVSVGLHRPLTPEQQAVLWFWTVPGPKDPVGDRETWDKAVTRLRELADHAASVGVELSLEMYEDTYLGTADSSVALLTDIGRDNVGLNPDLGNLIRMQRPIESWESMVTKTLPHANYWHVKSYYRVEDPATGTVLTSPAPMESGFVSYRQAVRIALAHGYTGAFCVEHYGGDGLSVAASNREYLRRILPRRAGA; translated from the coding sequence ATGACTCACACCGCAGAAACCTGGCCGATCGCCGCCGCCCTCCTGCAGTTCCCGAACGTGGGGCCCGATGGTGTCTCCACTCAGGAGCAGACCGCCCAGCAGTGGGCCGAGAGTCTGCAGGAGGTCGTGGACGCCGGGTTCACGGAGGTCGACCTCACGGACGGCTGGCTGCGCCCCGGCGACCTCGTCCCCGCCCGACTCGAGGAACTGCGGGACACGCTCTCCAAGGTCGGCCTGAGCGCCCCGGCCATCTCCGCGATCCGCCGCAGCGTCATCGACCCCGTCGACGGTGACGCCAACCTCGCCTATTCGCACCGCACCATCGAGGCGGCCGCCGCTCTCGGCGTTCCGCTCGTCTCGGTCGGCCTGCACCGGCCGCTCACTCCCGAACAGCAGGCCGTGCTCTGGTTCTGGACGGTACCGGGCCCCAAGGACCCGGTCGGCGATCGCGAGACCTGGGACAAAGCCGTCACCCGCCTGCGCGAACTCGCCGACCACGCCGCCTCGGTGGGCGTCGAGCTGTCCCTGGAGATGTACGAGGACACGTACCTCGGCACCGCCGACTCCTCCGTCGCCCTGCTCACCGACATCGGCCGCGACAATGTCGGCCTCAATCCGGACCTGGGGAACCTCATCCGGATGCAGCGCCCCATCGAGTCCTGGGAGTCGATGGTCACCAAGACGCTGCCACACGCCAACTACTGGCATGTGAAGAGCTACTACCGAGTCGAGGACCCCGCCACGGGGACCGTACTGACGTCCCCGGCCCCCATGGAGTCCGGCTTCGTCAGTTACCGCCAGGCCGTCAGGATCGCCCTTGCCCACGGTTACACGGGCGCCTTCTGTGTCGAGCACTACGGTGGCGACGGCCTGAGCGTGGCTGCCTCCAACCGCGAGTACCTCAGGCGCATCCTTCCGCGCCGAGCCGGGGCCTGA
- a CDS encoding NAD(P)/FAD-dependent oxidoreductase, giving the protein MPSMLDAVVVGAGPNGLTAAAELARRGFSVEVFEAAETIGGGARTEELTLPGFRHDPCSAVHPLGIGSPAFAAMPLARHGLEWLQPELALAHPFPDGSAAILTGSVGESAMSLGPQDAGAYRRLLAPYLGHWDTLAQDFLRTPWDGLPRDPYHWARFGMSAIQPATLLARRFRGAKARGLFAGLAAHAIAPTSGIATGGIALLFALAAHENGWPVPRGGSQAISDALASYVRELGGAIRTGTEVKRLDELPPARAYVFDTSPTALARIAGLGHAYRGYRYGASCFKIDYALSGPVPWTAKEARRAGTVHVGPTAGEIEGALRAAVAGRDPSVPFLITAQPSLFDPSRAPEGRHVFWAYGHVPAGWEGDATEVIERQLERFAPGFRDLVLARAVAGPPQLAVRNANYVGGDIACGAFAGLQTVIRPKLARVPYATAHPAVFLCSSATPPGPGVHGMSGHHAAKAVWRRLRAA; this is encoded by the coding sequence GTGCCGTCGATGCTCGATGCCGTCGTCGTGGGGGCGGGACCCAACGGACTGACCGCCGCCGCAGAACTGGCCCGCCGTGGCTTCTCGGTGGAGGTGTTCGAGGCGGCTGAGACCATCGGAGGCGGCGCCCGCACCGAGGAACTCACCCTCCCCGGCTTCCGCCACGACCCGTGTTCCGCCGTGCACCCGCTGGGCATCGGCTCGCCCGCGTTCGCGGCGATGCCGCTCGCCCGGCACGGCCTGGAGTGGCTCCAGCCGGAACTGGCGCTCGCCCACCCCTTCCCGGACGGCTCCGCCGCGATCCTCACCGGTTCGGTGGGGGAGAGCGCGATGTCGCTGGGGCCGCAGGACGCGGGGGCGTACCGCAGACTGCTCGCCCCGTACCTCGGCCACTGGGACACGCTCGCCCAGGACTTCCTGCGGACCCCGTGGGACGGCCTGCCGCGCGATCCGTACCACTGGGCGCGGTTCGGAATGAGCGCCATCCAGCCCGCCACACTGCTCGCCCGCCGGTTCCGGGGCGCGAAGGCGCGCGGCCTGTTCGCCGGGCTCGCCGCCCATGCCATAGCTCCCACCAGCGGTATCGCCACCGGCGGTATCGCCCTGCTCTTCGCACTGGCCGCGCACGAGAACGGCTGGCCGGTGCCGCGCGGCGGCTCACAGGCGATCTCGGACGCCCTCGCCTCGTACGTACGCGAGCTGGGCGGCGCGATCCGAACCGGCACGGAGGTCAAGCGCCTCGACGAGCTCCCGCCCGCGCGCGCCTATGTCTTCGACACCTCGCCGACCGCTCTCGCGCGGATCGCCGGACTGGGACACGCCTACCGCGGCTACCGGTACGGCGCGTCCTGTTTCAAGATCGACTATGCGCTGTCGGGCCCCGTCCCCTGGACCGCGAAGGAGGCGCGGCGGGCCGGCACCGTCCATGTCGGCCCCACGGCCGGTGAGATCGAGGGCGCGCTGCGCGCCGCGGTGGCCGGCCGCGACCCGAGCGTGCCGTTCCTGATCACCGCGCAGCCCAGCCTCTTCGACCCGTCGCGCGCGCCTGAGGGCCGCCATGTCTTCTGGGCGTACGGGCATGTCCCGGCAGGCTGGGAGGGCGACGCCACCGAAGTCATCGAACGGCAGTTGGAGCGCTTCGCGCCCGGCTTCCGCGATCTGGTGCTGGCCCGCGCCGTCGCGGGTCCGCCACAACTCGCCGTGCGCAACGCCAATTACGTCGGAGGTGACATCGCCTGCGGCGCGTTCGCCGGACTGCAGACGGTGATCCGGCCGAAGCTCGCCCGCGTGCCGTACGCGACGGCTCACCCGGCGGTGTTCCTGTGCTCCTCGGCCACCCCTCCAGGGCCCGGGGTGCACGGGATGTCCGGTCACCACGCGGCGAAGGCGGTCTGGCGCAGACTCCGGGCGGCCTGA
- a CDS encoding nucleotidyltransferase domain-containing protein, whose protein sequence is MAARLAELPGVRAVVLGGSRARGTHRPDSDWDLGVYYRGAPDLAALTALACEAQGSPVEVAGAGGWGPWVNGGAWLRVDGTPVDWILRDLDRVEQVWSDCREGRFEVGVQPGHPLGFWSPCYPGEVALGRVLADPYGELTELQHETRSYPEPLRKALADAAWEAEFSVAAARKSVTSGDTLHVALCLSRAFGILAQSLHAHHRTWCLNEKGALAAAALLPRTPADFAERVGVALRGLDVAAVETAGAVVRDVRAVLR, encoded by the coding sequence ATGGCGGCGCGACTGGCCGAACTGCCCGGTGTCCGGGCCGTCGTCCTCGGCGGCAGCCGTGCCCGTGGCACGCACCGCCCGGACTCCGACTGGGATCTCGGCGTCTACTACCGGGGCGCTCCCGACCTGGCCGCACTGACCGCGCTGGCGTGCGAAGCGCAGGGCTCCCCGGTGGAGGTGGCGGGGGCGGGCGGCTGGGGGCCGTGGGTCAACGGCGGTGCGTGGCTGCGGGTCGACGGCACGCCGGTGGACTGGATCCTGCGCGACCTGGACCGGGTCGAGCAGGTCTGGTCCGACTGCCGTGAGGGCCGCTTCGAGGTGGGCGTCCAGCCCGGTCACCCGCTCGGGTTCTGGTCCCCCTGCTATCCGGGCGAGGTGGCGCTCGGCCGCGTACTCGCCGATCCGTACGGTGAACTGACGGAACTTCAACACGAGACCCGCAGTTATCCGGAGCCACTGCGCAAGGCACTCGCCGACGCCGCCTGGGAGGCGGAGTTCTCGGTGGCCGCAGCACGAAAATCGGTTACCTCCGGCGACACCCTGCATGTCGCACTGTGCCTGTCGAGGGCGTTCGGCATCCTCGCCCAGTCCCTTCACGCCCATCACCGCACCTGGTGTCTGAACGAGAAGGGTGCGCTGGCGGCGGCCGCGCTGCTGCCGCGGACTCCGGCGGACTTCGCGGAGCGGGTGGGCGTGGCGCTGCGGGGGCTGGACGTGGCGGCGGTGGAGACGGCAGGGGCCGTGGTGCGCGATGTGCGGGCAGTGCTCCGGTGA